A stretch of the Streptococcus himalayensis genome encodes the following:
- a CDS encoding ISL3 family transposase — MEQLNLITNFLKMKDKNITITNECDMGTHLELHGHLDYTAPKCPSCKGQMAKYDFQKASKIPYLETAGYPLLIRLRKRRFKCKECGKMAVAETPIVKKNHQISVAVNQKIAQLLIEKQAMTHIAHRLSISTSTVIRKLNEFKFETDWDKLPEVMSWDEYAFKKGKMSFIAQDFDTNNIIAILDGRTQATIRNHFLRYPRQVRNRVKFITMDMFSPYYQLAKQLFPHAKIVLDRFHVVQHLARAMNRVRIQIMNQFDRKSQEYRVLKRYWKLVQQDSRKLSDKRFYRPTFRMHLTNKEILDKLLSYSDELRQHYELYQLLLFHFQERNSEHFFDLIEQERATVNPIFQTVFKTFLKDKDKVLNALELPYSNAKLEATNNLIKVIKRNAFGFRNFENFKKRILIALNIKKEKTKLVLSRC, encoded by the coding sequence ATGGAACAACTAAATCTTATCACAAATTTTCTCAAAATGAAAGACAAAAATATCACGATCACTAATGAATGCGACATGGGAACACACTTAGAACTCCACGGTCACTTGGATTACACAGCCCCTAAATGCCCTTCCTGCAAGGGACAAATGGCTAAGTATGACTTCCAGAAAGCCTCTAAAATCCCCTACTTAGAAACTGCTGGCTACCCACTACTTATCCGCCTTCGAAAGCGTCGTTTCAAGTGCAAGGAATGTGGGAAAATGGCGGTCGCTGAAACTCCTATTGTTAAGAAGAACCATCAAATATCTGTCGCTGTCAACCAGAAAATCGCACAATTACTCATCGAAAAGCAAGCAATGACACATATCGCACACAGACTCTCCATTTCTACATCTACAGTTATTCGAAAACTCAATGAGTTTAAATTTGAAACGGATTGGGATAAGCTTCCAGAAGTCATGTCCTGGGATGAGTATGCCTTCAAGAAAGGGAAAATGAGCTTTATCGCTCAAGATTTTGACACAAATAACATCATCGCTATCCTTGATGGAAGAACGCAAGCAACCATCCGAAATCACTTTCTGAGATACCCTAGACAGGTCAGAAACCGCGTTAAATTCATCACTATGGACATGTTTAGCCCTTACTATCAACTAGCCAAACAACTTTTTCCTCATGCTAAAATCGTGCTGGATCGCTTCCACGTTGTGCAACATTTAGCTCGTGCTATGAACCGTGTCCGCATACAAATCATGAATCAATTCGATAGAAAATCCCAGGAATACCGTGTCTTAAAACGCTACTGGAAACTGGTACAACAAGATAGCCGTAAACTCAGTGATAAACGATTTTATCGCCCTACATTTCGCATGCATTTGACCAATAAGGAAATCTTAGACAAGCTCCTATCCTACTCAGATGAGTTACGACAACATTATGAACTCTATCAACTTCTTTTATTCCATTTCCAAGAGAGGAACTCAGAGCATTTCTTTGACCTAATTGAGCAAGAAAGAGCCACTGTTAACCCTATTTTCCAGACGGTATTTAAGACCTTTCTAAAGGATAAGGACAAGGTTTTAAACGCTTTGGAATTGCCTTATTCCAACGCTAAATTGGAAGCTACCAATAATCTTATCAAAGTCATTAAACGAAATGCCTTTGGTTTCAGGAACTTTGAAAACTTCAAAAAGCGGATTTTGATTGCCTTAAACATCAAAAAAGAGAAGACCAAGTTGGTCCTCTCTAGATGTTAG
- a CDS encoding bifunctional 2',3'-cyclic-nucleotide 2'-phosphodiesterase/3'-nucleotidase: MKQKFMLQSTLALTAFAAVFTQQQLTYANEQEQPITIGAGQHTPITLDAPNIDNPAAPTITNVNTSDVKPIEGQTVDVRILATTDLHTNLVNYDYYQDKPVETLGLAKTALLIEEAKKENPNTVLVDNGDTIQGTPLGTYKSIVKPIENGEEHPMYVALNALGYDIGTLGNHEFNYGLDYLNKVIASAKMPIVNANVLDAQTGEFIYEPYKILEKAFIDTEGRKTLVKIGVTGIVPPQIMLWDKANLEGKVIVRDAVDAVKDMIPVLRKAGADIVLVLSHSGIGDDIYEHGEENVGYQIASLPGVDAVVTGHSHAEFPSGNGSGFYEKYKGVDGIEGKINGTPVTMAGKYGDHLGIIDLNLTYTAGKWNVNTSKGQIRKIDTKSAAADKTILDLAKEAHEGTVTYVRQQVGTTTAPITSYFALVKDDPSVQIVNNAQLWYAKQELAGTPEANLPLLSAAAPFKAGTRNDPTAYTNIPAGPIAIKNVADLYLYDNVTAIVKVTGAQLKEWLEMSAGQFNTIDPHATQPQNLINTEYRTYNFDVIDGVTYRIDVTQPNKYDRNGKIVHETANRIVNLEYQGKAIDPNQEFIVVTNNYRSNGTFPGVKDASLKRLLNLENRQAIINYILAQKEINPRANQNWYFADTIKGLDLRFMTANSAKEFSSNLEDVSYLEPSSIEGFGTYRFTYVEPTIQVEEPNLPPLAPTTPIIEKEIKEEISLPNGQKVTLPVSKIVQPQSKTSLPATSISKNSRSDKGKLPNTGTSTSPLGLFGLATLALASLGLKKGNHSKD; encoded by the coding sequence ATGAAGCAAAAATTTATGTTACAAAGTACTTTGGCTTTGACAGCCTTTGCAGCCGTATTTACCCAGCAACAACTAACTTATGCGAATGAACAAGAACAACCTATCACTATAGGTGCTGGGCAACATACTCCAATCACACTAGACGCACCAAATATAGACAATCCTGCCGCTCCTACCATTACAAATGTCAATACTAGCGATGTAAAACCAATTGAAGGACAAACTGTTGATGTTCGAATCCTAGCTACAACAGACCTTCACACCAATCTAGTCAACTATGATTACTACCAAGATAAGCCTGTTGAAACCTTGGGACTTGCCAAAACAGCCCTCTTGATTGAGGAAGCTAAAAAGGAAAATCCAAATACCGTCTTGGTAGATAACGGAGACACTATCCAAGGAACTCCTCTTGGAACCTATAAATCTATTGTTAAGCCGATTGAAAATGGCGAAGAGCATCCTATGTATGTCGCCTTAAATGCTCTAGGCTATGATATTGGAACACTAGGCAATCATGAATTCAACTATGGTTTAGATTATCTTAACAAAGTGATTGCAAGTGCAAAAATGCCCATCGTCAATGCTAATGTCCTAGATGCTCAGACAGGGGAATTTATCTATGAACCTTATAAAATCTTAGAAAAGGCTTTTATCGATACAGAAGGTCGCAAAACTCTAGTAAAAATCGGGGTAACAGGGATTGTTCCTCCGCAAATCATGCTCTGGGACAAGGCAAATTTAGAAGGAAAAGTCATCGTCCGTGACGCTGTAGATGCTGTAAAAGATATGATACCTGTCCTACGTAAGGCGGGAGCAGACATTGTCCTCGTCCTTTCTCACTCGGGAATCGGGGATGATATTTATGAACATGGTGAAGAAAATGTCGGCTACCAAATCGCTAGCTTGCCTGGAGTTGATGCAGTGGTAACAGGTCATTCCCATGCAGAATTTCCAAGTGGCAACGGTAGCGGTTTTTATGAGAAGTACAAGGGTGTCGATGGCATTGAAGGAAAAATCAATGGAACACCAGTCACTATGGCAGGAAAATACGGTGACCATCTTGGGATTATTGACCTCAATTTAACCTACACAGCTGGGAAATGGAATGTCAATACCAGTAAGGGACAAATCCGCAAGATTGATACTAAATCAGCAGCTGCAGATAAGACCATTCTTGATTTAGCTAAAGAAGCACACGAAGGAACAGTCACCTACGTTCGCCAACAAGTCGGTACAACTACTGCTCCAATTACCAGCTACTTTGCCTTGGTGAAAGACGATCCGTCTGTTCAAATCGTTAATAACGCTCAACTTTGGTATGCAAAACAAGAACTCGCTGGAACTCCAGAAGCTAATTTGCCACTCCTTTCAGCTGCTGCTCCCTTCAAAGCAGGTACTCGAAATGATCCAACTGCTTATACCAATATTCCAGCCGGTCCGATTGCAATTAAAAACGTGGCAGATCTCTATCTCTACGATAATGTTACAGCAATTGTAAAGGTAACAGGTGCTCAATTGAAAGAATGGCTAGAGATGTCTGCCGGTCAATTTAACACCATTGATCCACATGCTACGCAGCCTCAAAATTTGATCAATACAGAATACCGCACTTATAATTTTGATGTCATTGATGGCGTAACCTATCGAATTGATGTTACTCAACCAAATAAATATGATCGCAATGGAAAAATAGTCCATGAGACTGCCAATCGGATTGTCAACTTGGAATACCAAGGAAAAGCTATTGATCCAAATCAAGAATTTATCGTTGTTACCAACAACTATCGCTCTAACGGAACCTTCCCAGGTGTCAAAGACGCGAGTCTCAAACGCCTATTGAATTTGGAAAATCGTCAAGCTATCATCAATTATATCCTCGCACAAAAAGAAATCAATCCTCGTGCTAATCAAAACTGGTACTTTGCTGATACCATCAAAGGGCTAGATCTACGCTTTATGACTGCAAATTCTGCCAAAGAATTCAGTAGCAATCTTGAAGATGTCAGCTATCTTGAACCTTCAAGTATCGAAGGTTTTGGTACGTATCGCTTCACTTATGTAGAACCGACTATACAAGTAGAAGAACCAAATCTTCCTCCACTCGCACCAACAACTCCAATCATTGAAAAAGAAATCAAGGAAGAAATTTCTCTACCAAATGGTCAAAAAGTGACGCTCCCTGTAAGCAAGATTGTTCAACCGCAAAGCAAAACCAGTCTGCCTGCAACGAGCATTTCTAAGAATTCTCGCTCAGACAAAGGAAAACTTCCAAATACAGGTACTTCCACTTCTCCTTTAGGATTATTCGGTCTGGCAACACTTGCTCTAGCAAGTCTCGGCTTGAAAAAAGGCAACCACTCTAAAGACTAA
- a CDS encoding DUF1033 family protein: protein MYCVVEMYGDYEPWWFLDGWKDDIVKTWTFDDYYVALKHYKHHWADLAEASPFYRSRSDLMTAFWNPEDERWCEECGEYVQQYHSLMLLENDKVIPQSKLRPGYNKQNALEKHRSCQTRNN, encoded by the coding sequence ATGTATTGTGTAGTAGAGATGTATGGAGATTATGAGCCTTGGTGGTTCCTAGATGGTTGGAAAGATGACATTGTCAAAACATGGACGTTTGACGATTATTATGTTGCACTTAAGCACTACAAGCACCATTGGGCTGATTTGGCGGAAGCCTCTCCATTTTATCGCAGTCGAAGTGATTTGATGACAGCTTTTTGGAATCCAGAAGATGAGCGTTGGTGTGAAGAATGCGGAGAATATGTGCAGCAGTATCATTCCTTAATGCTTTTAGAAAACGATAAGGTCATCCCCCAGAGCAAGCTTCGTCCAGGATACAATAAGCAAAATGCTTTAGAAAAACATCGAAGTTGCCAAACAAGAAATAATTAA
- the comGA gene encoding competence type IV pilus ATPase ComGA gives MVQEIAQEIIKQAREKVAQDIYFIPKEDCYELYMRIGDERRLIGQYDFEKFAAVISHFKYRAGMNVGEKRRSQLGSCDYPCGQEEVSLRLSTVGDYRGLESLVIRLLHDKKSQLHFWFADLKEVSKIVKQRGLYLFSGPVGSGKTTLMHYLAQMRFKGQQIMSIEDPVEIKQDTMLQLQLNEAIGLTYENLIKLSLRHRPDLLIIGEIRDAETARAVVRASLTGATVFSTIHAKSIRGVYERLLELGVSEDELRIVLQGVCYQRLIKGGGLVDFANQHYQEHQPEVWNAQIDQLFAAGHISFEQAESEKIIHQ, from the coding sequence ATGGTTCAAGAAATTGCACAAGAGATTATCAAGCAGGCTAGAGAAAAAGTAGCTCAGGATATTTACTTTATCCCAAAAGAGGATTGTTATGAACTCTATATGCGAATTGGCGATGAACGCCGATTGATTGGGCAATATGATTTTGAAAAATTTGCAGCAGTCATCAGCCATTTTAAGTATAGAGCGGGGATGAATGTTGGAGAAAAACGTCGCAGTCAGTTGGGCTCCTGTGATTATCCTTGTGGACAAGAGGAAGTATCTCTACGTTTATCCACAGTTGGAGATTATCGAGGTCTAGAGAGTCTTGTGATTCGCTTGCTTCATGATAAAAAATCCCAACTTCACTTTTGGTTTGCGGATTTGAAAGAAGTGAGCAAGATTGTGAAACAACGTGGCCTCTATCTTTTTTCGGGACCGGTAGGAAGTGGGAAAACGACTTTAATGCACTATTTGGCACAGATGCGTTTTAAAGGGCAACAGATTATGTCTATCGAAGATCCTGTGGAAATTAAGCAGGATACGATGCTCCAGCTCCAACTCAATGAAGCGATTGGCTTGACCTATGAAAATCTCATCAAGCTATCCTTACGCCATCGGCCAGACTTGCTCATCATTGGGGAAATTCGAGATGCTGAAACGGCACGGGCAGTTGTCAGAGCAAGCTTGACGGGAGCAACTGTTTTTTCAACCATTCACGCTAAGAGCATCCGTGGGGTGTATGAACGTTTGCTCGAGTTGGGTGTGAGCGAGGATGAACTGCGGATTGTGCTACAAGGCGTATGTTATCAACGATTGATCAAGGGAGGAGGCCTAGTCGATTTTGCAAACCAACACTATCAAGAGCACCAGCCAGAAGTCTGGAATGCGCAAATTGATCAGCTTTTTGCAGCAGGACATATCAGTTTTGAACAAGCGGAAAGCGAAAAAATTATCCATCAATAA
- the comGB gene encoding competence type IV pilus assembly protein ComGB, giving the protein MRKLISFLQQDISVLNKRKAKKLSINKQKKVIELFNNLFSSGFHLAETVNFLGRSALLESVYVDTMRDGLSTGQPFSKIMGCLGFSDAIVTQLSLAEFHGNVTLSMVKIEEYLENLSKVRKKLIEVATYPLLLLGFLVLIMLGLRNYLLPQMDSSNLATQIISHLPQIFLGIVLFLSLSVLAFLVYVRKTAKLKLFSFLANIPILGPYISIYLTAYYAREWGNMIGQGLELGQIFQMMQEQPSKLFQEIGGDLELALQNGQGFSQKVQDYPFFKKELGLIIEYGEVKSRLGRELEVYAEKTWEEFFTRVNRAMNLVQPLVFVFVALMIVMLYAAMLLPIYENMEVQI; this is encoded by the coding sequence ATGCGCAAATTGATCAGCTTTTTGCAGCAGGACATATCAGTTTTGAACAAGCGGAAAGCGAAAAAATTATCCATCAATAAGCAGAAAAAGGTCATTGAACTGTTTAATAATCTCTTTTCAAGTGGTTTTCATTTGGCAGAGACGGTAAATTTTCTAGGTAGAAGTGCGTTGTTAGAGTCTGTCTATGTGGATACGATGAGAGATGGCTTATCCACAGGTCAACCTTTTTCAAAAATTATGGGGTGTTTAGGGTTTTCAGATGCTATTGTGACCCAGCTATCCTTGGCTGAGTTTCATGGAAATGTAACGCTGAGTATGGTCAAGATTGAAGAGTATCTGGAAAATCTTTCTAAGGTTAGAAAGAAACTGATTGAAGTGGCCACCTATCCTCTTTTGCTTTTGGGATTTTTAGTCTTGATTATGCTGGGGTTGCGGAATTATCTTTTGCCCCAGATGGACAGTAGTAATCTAGCAACTCAGATCATCAGTCATTTGCCCCAGATTTTTCTAGGGATTGTACTGTTCCTATCGCTAAGCGTACTAGCCTTTCTCGTGTATGTCCGCAAAACAGCTAAACTCAAGCTCTTTTCTTTCCTGGCTAACATTCCCATTTTGGGGCCGTACATTAGCATTTATCTAACAGCCTACTACGCTAGAGAATGGGGAAATATGATTGGACAGGGCTTGGAGCTCGGTCAGATTTTCCAGATGATGCAGGAGCAGCCCTCTAAGCTTTTTCAAGAAATTGGAGGAGATTTGGAATTGGCTCTGCAAAATGGACAGGGATTCTCTCAAAAAGTGCAGGATTATCCCTTTTTCAAAAAGGAATTAGGCCTTATTATCGAATACGGAGAAGTAAAATCCCGCTTAGGGAGAGAGTTAGAGGTCTATGCTGAAAAGACGTGGGAGGAATTTTTCACGCGGGTCAATCGAGCGATGAATTTGGTTCAGCCCTTGGTCTTTGTCTTTGTTGCCCTTATGATTGTTATGCTCTATGCAGCGATGTTATTACCAATTTATGAAAATATGGAGGTTCAAATCTAA
- the comGC gene encoding competence type IV pilus major pilin ComGC encodes MKKMKQAQVKAFTLVEMLVVLLIISVLMLLFVPNLTQQKDLVAEKGNAAVVKVVESQAELYELNHPGETATLGKLKEQGQISDNQVKSYQKVIASGKVEQGRVISD; translated from the coding sequence ATGAAAAAGATGAAACAAGCACAGGTAAAAGCATTTACATTGGTAGAAATGCTCGTGGTTCTTTTGATTATTAGCGTGCTCATGCTCCTTTTTGTTCCTAATTTAACTCAGCAAAAAGACTTGGTGGCAGAAAAAGGCAATGCAGCAGTCGTTAAGGTGGTTGAAAGTCAAGCAGAATTGTATGAGTTGAACCATCCAGGAGAAACGGCAACTCTAGGGAAATTAAAGGAACAAGGTCAAATATCTGACAATCAAGTCAAATCTTATCAAAAAGTGATTGCTTCCGGAAAAGTTGAACAAGGTCGTGTGATTAGTGATTAA
- the comGD gene encoding competence type IV pilus minor pilin ComGD, translated as MLESLLTLFITSFVLLLLSNSVHASFEKVQNQIFFLEFENFYRESQQLSASSQEKLDVTIEQGRISNGYRQLAIPSSVQAPDYQVLHFDRAGGNSSLSKIVFQTKDETVSYQLYIGNGKIKKTSS; from the coding sequence ATGTTAGAAAGTTTACTCACCCTCTTCATTACTAGTTTTGTACTCTTACTGTTATCAAACTCGGTGCATGCCTCGTTTGAAAAGGTACAGAATCAGATTTTCTTCTTAGAATTTGAGAATTTCTACCGCGAAAGTCAGCAGTTAAGTGCTTCCTCGCAGGAAAAACTGGATGTAACGATTGAGCAAGGGAGAATTTCAAATGGCTACCGTCAGCTAGCTATTCCAAGTTCGGTGCAGGCTCCAGATTACCAAGTTTTGCATTTTGACCGAGCGGGTGGGAATTCTTCGCTGAGCAAGATTGTTTTTCAAACGAAGGATGAAACAGTTAGTTATCAATTATATATCGGCAATGGAAAAATTAAGAAAACAAGCAGTTGA
- the comGE gene encoding competence type IV pilus minor pilin ComGE: MEKLRKQAVEGSILLEALLAFSVFAFIATFLLGHIHDSRKEQAQQLAAEEVLRAAKMALQTDKSDLTVNEVDIHVEKSAQLLVVYHGKEEIIRVEK; this comes from the coding sequence ATGGAAAAATTAAGAAAACAAGCAGTTGAGGGGAGCATTTTATTGGAGGCTCTCCTTGCCTTTAGTGTCTTTGCGTTTATTGCAACATTTTTGCTGGGGCATATCCATGATTCTAGAAAGGAACAAGCCCAGCAATTAGCAGCAGAAGAAGTCCTACGTGCAGCAAAAATGGCCTTACAGACAGATAAAAGTGATTTGACAGTGAATGAGGTGGATATCCATGTGGAAAAATCAGCCCAGCTTCTTGTCGTCTATCATGGAAAGGAGGAAATCATCCGTGTGGAAAAATAA
- the comGF gene encoding competence type IV pilus minor pilin ComGF has protein sequence MERRKSSVWKNKKLRAFTLLEALVSLLVISGSVLLFQSMAQLLASEVQAQKNNDIKEWLLFADQLDAELSRSQFDKVENGKLYVTQGGKGIAFGKSNKDDFRKTDSSGRGYQPMLYGLKEAQITKEESLIHIHLQFEKGLEREYVYRVEEKG, from the coding sequence ATGGAAAGGAGGAAATCATCCGTGTGGAAAAATAAGAAGTTACGAGCTTTCACGCTCCTAGAAGCTTTGGTTTCCCTTCTAGTTATCAGCGGTAGTGTCCTCCTTTTTCAGTCCATGGCCCAACTCCTTGCGTCTGAAGTTCAGGCACAGAAAAATAATGACATCAAGGAATGGTTGCTTTTTGCGGATCAGTTAGATGCTGAACTCAGCCGAAGTCAGTTTGACAAGGTTGAAAATGGTAAACTATATGTAACCCAAGGTGGCAAAGGGATTGCTTTTGGCAAGTCTAATAAGGATGATTTTCGCAAGACAGATTCGAGTGGCCGTGGCTATCAACCGATGCTTTATGGTCTGAAAGAGGCACAAATTACGAAGGAAGAGTCATTGATTCATATCCATCTGCAATTTGAAAAAGGACTGGAAAGGGAGTATGTGTATCGTGTGGAAGAAAAAGGTTAA
- the comGG gene encoding competence type IV pilus minor pilin ComGG: MCIVWKKKVKAGVLLYALFMAAVFSLVLQFYLNREVASRHHFLLSHERTKAYAMAVLAKDEGKEHTGHLQFKDGQASYQKEKDKMSVTSQLASGRRYQFSFAQKEKEEQEKKDKKNPSDKKEQTKTSENEDVDREHEQQVKESEPSPSRSPRSE, translated from the coding sequence ATGTGTATCGTGTGGAAGAAAAAGGTTAAGGCAGGCGTTCTTCTTTATGCACTCTTTATGGCAGCTGTTTTTAGCTTAGTTTTGCAATTTTACCTCAATCGTGAAGTGGCAAGCCGGCACCATTTTCTGCTCAGTCATGAGCGAACAAAAGCGTATGCCATGGCTGTTTTAGCAAAAGATGAGGGAAAAGAACATACAGGTCATCTCCAGTTTAAGGATGGACAAGCGAGCTATCAAAAGGAAAAGGACAAGATGAGTGTGACAAGCCAGCTGGCTTCAGGTCGTCGCTATCAGTTTTCTTTTGCTCAAAAAGAAAAAGAAGAGCAAGAAAAGAAAGACAAGAAAAATCCCTCAGACAAAAAAGAGCAGACAAAGACTTCTGAGAACGAAGATGTAGACCGTGAACATGAACAGCAGGTTAAGGAAAGTGAGCCATCTCCCTCTCGTAGCCCGAGGTCAGAATAG
- a CDS encoding class I SAM-dependent methyltransferase, with the protein MNFETIEQAYYLLLENVQTLQTTLSTSFYDAFVEQNGIYLDGETDVESVKRNNQLLKNLNLNKEEWRRAFQFLLMKAAQTEPLQANHQFTPDSIGLLLSFLVDSLVPSQQVDVLEIGSGLGNLTQTLLNHSQKTLNYLGMEVDDLLIDLSASMAEVMKAEVSFVQGDAVRPQVLKESDLILSDLPVGFYPDDQIANRYQVAAQEEHTYAHHLLMEQSLKYLKRDGYAFFLAPNNLLTSPQSHLLKAWLQQEAQVLAMISLPESLFGHSQHAKSIFILQKQHEAIENPFVYPLTDLQNREEMMQFRENFQKWVQRK; encoded by the coding sequence ATGAATTTTGAAACTATTGAGCAGGCCTATTACCTGCTACTAGAAAATGTCCAAACCTTGCAAACAACCCTATCAACTAGCTTTTATGATGCTTTTGTGGAGCAAAATGGGATTTACTTGGATGGTGAGACGGATGTCGAAAGTGTGAAAAGAAATAACCAACTCCTGAAAAATCTAAACTTGAATAAGGAAGAATGGCGCAGAGCTTTTCAATTTCTCTTGATGAAAGCCGCACAGACGGAACCCTTACAGGCCAATCACCAGTTTACGCCAGATTCCATTGGTCTACTGTTAAGCTTTTTAGTAGATAGTCTAGTGCCTTCTCAGCAAGTCGATGTACTTGAAATTGGGAGTGGTCTGGGCAATCTAACTCAAACTCTGCTCAATCACAGCCAGAAAACTCTCAATTACCTAGGGATGGAAGTGGATGATTTACTAATTGATTTGTCCGCTAGTATGGCAGAAGTGATGAAAGCAGAAGTGAGCTTTGTGCAAGGGGATGCTGTTCGCCCCCAAGTCCTAAAAGAAAGTGACCTTATCCTTAGTGATTTGCCTGTTGGATTTTACCCAGATGATCAGATTGCGAATCGCTACCAGGTCGCAGCTCAAGAGGAGCATACCTATGCCCATCATTTGCTGATGGAGCAATCTCTCAAATACCTTAAAAGAGATGGTTATGCCTTCTTTTTAGCACCGAATAACTTGTTGACTAGTCCGCAAAGTCATCTGCTCAAGGCTTGGTTACAGCAAGAAGCCCAAGTTTTAGCGATGATTAGCCTACCAGAAAGCCTTTTTGGTCACAGTCAGCATGCGAAAAGCATTTTTATTCTACAAAAACAGCATGAAGCTATCGAGAACCCGTTTGTTTATCCATTAACAGATTTACAAAATCGAGAAGAAATGATGCAATTTAGAGAAAATTTTCAAAAATGGGTTCAAAGAAAGTGA
- a CDS encoding acetate kinase, translated as MSKTIAINAGSSSLKWQLYAMPEETVLAKGLIERIGLPDSISTVKFDGRAEKQVLDIANHTQAVKILLDDLIRFEIITAYDEITGVGHRVVAGGEFFKESTVVDDEVLQKIEDLKLLAPLHNGANADGIRAFKELLPDITSVAVFDTSFHTTMPEKAYRYPLPTKYYTENQVRKYGAHGTSHQYVAQEAAKHLGRPVEELKIITAHIGNGGSITAVNGGQSVDTSMGFTPLAGLMMGTRTGDIDAAIIPYLMEHTDDLKTPADISRVLNRESGLLGISGQSSDMRDIESAMQAGNKDATLAFDMFVDRIQKYIGQYFAVLNGADAIVFTAGIGENSDLVRAAVIEGLSWFGCDILPEKNVRGAEGVISSSDAKVKVLVIPTDEELVIARDVERLKK; from the coding sequence ATGTCAAAAACAATTGCAATCAATGCTGGAAGTTCAAGTTTGAAATGGCAACTCTATGCTATGCCAGAAGAAACAGTCCTTGCAAAAGGATTGATTGAGCGTATTGGTTTGCCAGATTCTATTTCAACTGTAAAATTTGATGGTCGTGCTGAGAAGCAGGTGTTGGACATCGCTAATCATACACAAGCGGTAAAAATTTTATTGGATGATTTGATTCGTTTTGAAATTATTACAGCCTATGACGAAATCACAGGTGTTGGGCACCGTGTGGTTGCAGGTGGAGAATTCTTCAAAGAATCAACCGTAGTCGATGATGAAGTTCTGCAAAAAATTGAGGACTTGAAGCTTCTGGCTCCACTTCACAATGGAGCAAATGCAGATGGTATTCGTGCTTTCAAAGAATTGCTTCCTGATATTACTAGTGTAGCGGTCTTTGATACCTCTTTCCATACGACGATGCCGGAGAAAGCGTATCGTTATCCATTACCAACCAAGTATTACACAGAAAATCAAGTTCGTAAATATGGTGCCCACGGAACTAGCCATCAATATGTAGCTCAAGAAGCTGCTAAACATCTTGGTCGCCCAGTAGAAGAGTTGAAGATTATCACTGCCCATATCGGAAATGGTGGTTCGATTACAGCTGTGAATGGTGGACAATCTGTGGATACCTCTATGGGATTCACCCCGCTTGCAGGTCTTATGATGGGAACGCGGACAGGGGATATTGATGCGGCGATTATCCCGTACTTAATGGAGCATACAGACGATTTGAAAACACCAGCTGATATTAGCCGTGTCTTGAATCGTGAATCTGGTCTCTTGGGGATATCTGGTCAATCTAGTGACATGCGAGATATTGAAAGTGCTATGCAGGCTGGGAACAAGGATGCGACACTTGCTTTTGATATGTTCGTAGATCGTATTCAAAAATATATCGGTCAGTACTTTGCTGTGTTAAATGGAGCAGATGCCATTGTCTTTACAGCAGGCATTGGGGAAAACTCAGACCTTGTTCGTGCGGCTGTAATTGAAGGCTTGTCTTGGTTTGGTTGTGACATCTTACCAGAAAAAAATGTTCGAGGAGCAGAAGGTGTAATTTCAAGTTCCGATGCGAAGGTAAAAGTCCTAGTTATCCCAACAGACGAAGAGTTGGTGATTGCACGTGATGTCGAACGTTTGAAAAAATAA